Proteins found in one Macadamia integrifolia cultivar HAES 741 unplaced genomic scaffold, SCU_Mint_v3 scaffold_270A, whole genome shotgun sequence genomic segment:
- the LOC122071581 gene encoding disease resistance protein L6-like isoform X3, with amino-acid sequence MRLLDIESEDIKIVGVQGLGGIGKTTIAKVVYNTILHQFEGCSFLANVRETSQHYKGLIDLQNQLVSNILKGARFNFTDVDEGINVIRKRLCRKKVLIILDDVDHKIQLDALIRKHGWFGLGSRIIITTRNGHILASHEVDEIYEPNEMGANQSLQLFSRHAFKRDQPPDDYLDLSKDIVNNTGGLPLALEVIGSSLFDMRISAWQDTLKMLQDHILHDEILQKLKISYDGLKDSEKEIFLDIACFFTEMDKSAACFIWQHCNFHPGMGVEVLCQKSLVKIGENNELKMHDLLRDLGKEIIRQENVKVPGVRSRLWSHKEVLDVLDKSAGTDKVEGLCIDFGGNLGSQCCLMSEGFTKMTKLRLLRVDYAHFAPDFIPSFSELVWLRWKGCPREFTLTKLQPVNLVVLDLSYSFVTNNWMGWKYIKVAKNLKVLNLAECQYLFRTPELANHRLEVLILENCKNLVGIDESINYLERLVILNIRGCSKLRDLPYSIWGLASLRNLNIHQCEGLDKLPDSIGFLKNLVTFDASFCYIKDGGIPDALWWLSFLEILRIGGNNFHCLPVTVSSLSLLHTLDLRFCYRLQSLPELPSSLKILNVTRCRSLKSLPRLSNLTNLEVLCLDDCENLVEMPALSGLRNLENLSLDNCQRLEEVKGLKGLDSLKLLTMKNCGSLRKIEKISSLRELKESRFTGCSKLMVLEMEGCERLLEIEGLVGLDSLERLTIKGCTSLMQISGLSELDELPQMVFEQLPLLQLCKMKNFRMLEILDCRSIENLPHLFNLGYLKHLSIAGCIKVKEIQGLNGLISLVTLDFNNCISVERIPDLSYLRNLKHMSTAGCINLKEIQDLNGLRSLETLDFNNCISIERIPDISNLRKLKHLSTAGCINLKEIQGCWESWMIQCLNVFGSLERLDFNNCISMESLPDLSYLRNLKHLSIAGCVNLKEIRGLDRLTSLERLDFTRCEFIERLPDLSNLRKLKHLSAAGCINLKDIQGLDRLESLETLDFNNCLSMERLPDLSNLRILKQRRLSSCGWSTRQGEDRSEGDMETETFASDVEQNRSWKGSDGDA; translated from the exons ATGAGATTATTAGACATTGAATCAGAAGATATAAAGATTGTGGGGGTCCAGGGGCTTGGTGGGATTGGTAAGACAACTATTGCCAAGGTTGTGTACAATACAATCTTGCATCAGTTTGAAGGATGTAGCTTTCTTGCAAATGTTCGAGAAACTTCTCAACATTATAAAGGACTTATCGATTTGCAAAATCAACTTGTCTCTAATATATTGAAAGGAGCAAGATTCAACTTCACTGATGTAGATGAAGGAATTAATGTGATCAGAAAAAGACTTTGCCGGAAGAAAGTTCTTAttattcttgatgatgtggatcaCAAAATTCAATTAGATGCATTAATCAGGAAGcatggttggtttggtttgggaaGTAGGATTATAATCACAACAAGAAATGGGCATATCTTAGCTAGTCATGAAGTGGATGAGATATACGAGCCCAATGAAATGGGTGCAAATCAATCTCTTCAACTGTTTTCCAGGCATGCCTTCAAAAGGGATCAACCTCCGGACGACTATCTAGATCTCTCAAAAGACATTGTAAACAATACTGGAGGGCTTCCCTTGGCTCTTGAGGTTATCGGTTCATCTTTATTTGATATGAGAATATCAGCATGGCAGGATACACTAAAGATGTTGCAAGATCATATTCTTCATGATGAAATTCTGCAAAAGTTGAAAATAAGTTATGATGGCTTAAAGGATTCGGAGAAAGAGATATTTCTTGACATTGCTTGCTTTTTCACTGAAATGGATAAAAGTGCTGCATGTTTCATATGGCAACATTGCAATTTTCACCCTGGAATGGGAGTTGAGGTTCTTTGCCAGAAGTCTTTAGTGAAAATTGGAGAAAATAATGAACTGAAGATGCATGATCTGCTTAGAGATCTTGGAAAGGAAATCATTCGTCAAGAAAACGTTAAGGTGCCAGGAGTGCGTAGCAGGTTGTGGTCTCACAAGGAAGTCTTGGATGTATTGGATAAAAGTGCT GGGACAGATAAAGTTGAAGGGTTGTGTATCGACTTCGGCGGTAATTTAGGAAGCCAATGTTGTTTGATGAGTGAAGGATTTACTAAAATGACTAAACTAAGGTTACTCCGAGTTGATTATGCACACTTTGCTCCAGACTTTATACCTTCTTTTTCGGAACTGGTATGGCTTAGATGGAAAGGATGCCCTCGAGAATTTACACTAACGAAACTTCAACCAGTGAACCTCGTTGTTCTTGATCTGTCATATAGTTTTGTTACAAATAATTGGATGGGTTGGAAGTACATCAAG GTGGCAAAAAATCTAAAAGTTTTGAATCTGGCAGAGTGTCAATACCTATTCCGGACTCCTGAACTAGCAAATCATCGCTTGGAGGTCTTGATTCTTGAAAACTGTAAAAATTTAGTTGGGATTGACGAATCCATCAACTATCTTGAGAGGCTGGTCATATTGAATATAAGGGGATGCTCAAAACTAAGGGATCTCCCATACAGCATATGGGGGTTGGCTTCTCTCAGAAACCTCAACATACATCAATGCGAAGGTCTAGACAAGTTGCCTGATTCCATAGGCTTTCTCAAAAACCTTGTGACTTTTGATGCCAGTTTTTGTTATATCAAGGATGGGGGAATTCCGGATGCTTTATGGTGGCTATCCTTTTTGGAAATCTTGAGAATAGGTGGAAACAATTTTCATTGCCTACCAGTGACTGTTTCCAGCCTTTCCTTGCTCCATACACTCGATTTAAGGTTCTGCTACAGACTGCAATCGCTCCCAGAACTTCCTtctagtttgaaaattttaaatgttACGAGATGCAGATCTTTGAAATCTCTCCCAAGGCTTTCAAACCTGACAAATTTAGAGGTGTTGTGTCTTGATGATTGTGAAAATCTAGTGGAGATGCCAGCTTTGTCAGGGCTGAGAAATTTAGAGAATTTAAGTCTTGATAATTGTCAGAGGTTAGAAGAGGTTAAAGGCCTCAAAGGGTTGGATTCCCTAAAACTGTTGACAATGAAGAACTGTGGATCATtaagaaaaattgagaaaatatcCAGCTTGAGAGAACTGAAAGAGTCAAGATTTACGGGCTGCTCGAAACTAATGGTATTAGAAATGGAAGGCTGCGAGAGATTACTTGAGATTGAGGGTCTTGTGGGATTGGATTCCCTTGAGCGTTTGACAATAAAGGGCTGCACTTCATTAATGCAAATCTCGGGACTGTCTGAATTGGATGAACTTCCGCAAATGGTTTTCGAACAACTACCACTTCTGCAACTGTGTAAGATGAAAAATTTCAGAATGTTAGAAATCTTGGACTGCAGATCAATAGAAAATTTACCTCATCTCTTCAACTTGGGATACTTGAAGCATCTTTCCATTGCCGGGTGCATCAAAGTAAAGGAGATTCAGGGCCTCAATGGATTGATATCCTTGGTGACGTTAGATTTTAATAATTGCATATCTGTGGAAAGAATACCAGATCTCTCCTACTTGAGAAACTTGAAGCATATGTCCACCGCCGGGTGCATCAATCTAAAGGAGATTCAAGACCTCAATGGATTGAGATCCTTGGAGACGTTAGATTTTAATAATTGCATATCTATAGAAAGAATACCGGATATCTCCAACTTGAGAAAGTTGAAGCATCTATCCACTGCTGGGTGCATCAATCTAAAGGAGATTCAAGGCTGCTGGGAATCTTGGATGATTCAGTGCCTCAATGTATTTGGATCCTTGGAGAGGTTGGATTTTAATAATTGCATATCTATGGAAAGTTTACCGGATCTCTCCTACTTGAGAAACTTGAAGCATCTATCCATTGCCGGGTGTGTCAATCTAAAGGAGATTCGAGGCCTCGATAGGTTGACATCATTAGAGAGGTTGGATTTTACCCGATGCGAGTTTATAGAAAGATTGCCAGATCTCTCCAACTTGAGAAAATTGAAGCATTTATCCGCTGCCGGGTGCATCAATCTAAAAGATATTCAAGGCCTCGATAGATTGGAATCTTTGGAGACATTGGATTTTAATAATTGCTTATCCATGGAAAGATTACCGGATCTCTCCAACTTAAGAATATTGAAGCAAAGAAGGTTGAGCTCTTGTGGATGGAGCACAAGACAGGGAGAAGATAGGAGCGAAGGGGATATGGAAACAGAGACTTTTGCTTCAGATGTAGAGCAAAACAGAAGCTGGAAGGGGAGTGATGGGGATGCTTAA
- the LOC122071581 gene encoding disease resistance protein L6-like isoform X1 encodes MAASSRSSSGWSYDVFLSFRGEDTRNTFAGHLYNALDDAGIHIFKDDERLLTGEEIGPELLSAIEESRISIPIFSKNYASSKWCLNELVKIVECRKTINQLVLPIFYDVDPSDVRNHTGSYAKALWEHQKNFNQTIIEEWKEAMREVGELKGWDLKKIANGHEGTLVKLVVVEVSNKLRKDAQIVSDDLVGIQSHVEKVMRLLDIESEDIKIVGVQGLGGIGKTTIAKVVYNTILHQFEGCSFLANVRETSQHYKGLIDLQNQLVSNILKGARFNFTDVDEGINVIRKRLCRKKVLIILDDVDHKIQLDALIRKHGWFGLGSRIIITTRNGHILASHEVDEIYEPNEMGANQSLQLFSRHAFKRDQPPDDYLDLSKDIVNNTGGLPLALEVIGSSLFDMRISAWQDTLKMLQDHILHDEILQKLKISYDGLKDSEKEIFLDIACFFTEMDKSAACFIWQHCNFHPGMGVEVLCQKSLVKIGENNELKMHDLLRDLGKEIIRQENVKVPGVRSRLWSHKEVLDVLDKSAGTDKVEGLCIDFGGNLGSQCCLMSEGFTKMTKLRLLRVDYAHFAPDFIPSFSELVWLRWKGCPREFTLTKLQPVNLVVLDLSYSFVTNNWMGWKYIKVAKNLKVLNLAECQYLFRTPELANHRLEVLILENCKNLVGIDESINYLERLVILNIRGCSKLRDLPYSIWGLASLRNLNIHQCEGLDKLPDSIGFLKNLVTFDASFCYIKDGGIPDALWWLSFLEILRIGGNNFHCLPVTVSSLSLLHTLDLRFCYRLQSLPELPSSLKILNVTRCRSLKSLPRLSNLTNLEVLCLDDCENLVEMPALSGLRNLENLSLDNCQRLEEVKGLKGLDSLKLLTMKNCGSLRKIEKISSLRELKESRFTGCSKLMVLEMEGCERLLEIEGLVGLDSLERLTIKGCTSLMQISGLSELDELPQMVFEQLPLLQLCKMKNFRMLEILDCRSIENLPHLFNLGYLKHLSIAGCIKVKEIQGLNGLISLVTLDFNNCISVERIPDLSYLRNLKHMSTAGCINLKEIQDLNGLRSLETLDFNNCISIERIPDISNLRKLKHLSTAGCINLKEIQGCWESWMIQCLNVFGSLERLDFNNCISMESLPDLSYLRNLKHLSIAGCVNLKEIRGLDRLTSLERLDFTRCEFIERLPDLSNLRKLKHLSAAGCINLKDIQGLDRLESLETLDFNNCLSMERLPDLSNLRILKQRRLSSCGWSTRQGEDRSEGDMETETFASDVEQNRSWKGSDGDA; translated from the exons ATGGCAGCCTCTTCTAGGTCCTCATCTGGTTGGAGTTATGATGTGTTCCTGAGTTTCAGAGGTGAAGACACTCGCAATACCTTTGCCGGCCACCTCTACAATGCGTTGGATGACGCTGGAATTCATATTTTCAAGGACGATGAACGACTCCTCACGGGGGAGGAGATCGGCCCAGAGCTACTATCTGCGATCGAAGAATCGAGAATCTCGATCCCCATCTTCTCGAAGAACTACGCTTCTAGTAAATGGTGCCTCAATGAACTCGTCAAGATCGTTGAATGCAGGAAAACCATAAATCAACTTGTCCTTCCCATCTTCTACGATGTTGATCCATCTGATGTCCGTAACCACACTGGGAGCTATGCGAAGGCTCTTTGGGAacaccaaaaaaatttcaatcagACAATCATAGAGGAGTGGAAAGAGGCTATGAGAGAGGTTGGGGAATTGAAGGGATGGGATTTGAAGAAAATCGCTAACGG GCATGAAGGGACATTGGTAAAGTTAGTCGTTGTGGAAGTTTCCAATAAATTGAGAAAAGACGCCCAGATTGTTTCTGATGATCTAGTTGGAATCCAATCTCATGTAGAAAAAGTGATGAGATTATTAGACATTGAATCAGAAGATATAAAGATTGTGGGGGTCCAGGGGCTTGGTGGGATTGGTAAGACAACTATTGCCAAGGTTGTGTACAATACAATCTTGCATCAGTTTGAAGGATGTAGCTTTCTTGCAAATGTTCGAGAAACTTCTCAACATTATAAAGGACTTATCGATTTGCAAAATCAACTTGTCTCTAATATATTGAAAGGAGCAAGATTCAACTTCACTGATGTAGATGAAGGAATTAATGTGATCAGAAAAAGACTTTGCCGGAAGAAAGTTCTTAttattcttgatgatgtggatcaCAAAATTCAATTAGATGCATTAATCAGGAAGcatggttggtttggtttgggaaGTAGGATTATAATCACAACAAGAAATGGGCATATCTTAGCTAGTCATGAAGTGGATGAGATATACGAGCCCAATGAAATGGGTGCAAATCAATCTCTTCAACTGTTTTCCAGGCATGCCTTCAAAAGGGATCAACCTCCGGACGACTATCTAGATCTCTCAAAAGACATTGTAAACAATACTGGAGGGCTTCCCTTGGCTCTTGAGGTTATCGGTTCATCTTTATTTGATATGAGAATATCAGCATGGCAGGATACACTAAAGATGTTGCAAGATCATATTCTTCATGATGAAATTCTGCAAAAGTTGAAAATAAGTTATGATGGCTTAAAGGATTCGGAGAAAGAGATATTTCTTGACATTGCTTGCTTTTTCACTGAAATGGATAAAAGTGCTGCATGTTTCATATGGCAACATTGCAATTTTCACCCTGGAATGGGAGTTGAGGTTCTTTGCCAGAAGTCTTTAGTGAAAATTGGAGAAAATAATGAACTGAAGATGCATGATCTGCTTAGAGATCTTGGAAAGGAAATCATTCGTCAAGAAAACGTTAAGGTGCCAGGAGTGCGTAGCAGGTTGTGGTCTCACAAGGAAGTCTTGGATGTATTGGATAAAAGTGCT GGGACAGATAAAGTTGAAGGGTTGTGTATCGACTTCGGCGGTAATTTAGGAAGCCAATGTTGTTTGATGAGTGAAGGATTTACTAAAATGACTAAACTAAGGTTACTCCGAGTTGATTATGCACACTTTGCTCCAGACTTTATACCTTCTTTTTCGGAACTGGTATGGCTTAGATGGAAAGGATGCCCTCGAGAATTTACACTAACGAAACTTCAACCAGTGAACCTCGTTGTTCTTGATCTGTCATATAGTTTTGTTACAAATAATTGGATGGGTTGGAAGTACATCAAG GTGGCAAAAAATCTAAAAGTTTTGAATCTGGCAGAGTGTCAATACCTATTCCGGACTCCTGAACTAGCAAATCATCGCTTGGAGGTCTTGATTCTTGAAAACTGTAAAAATTTAGTTGGGATTGACGAATCCATCAACTATCTTGAGAGGCTGGTCATATTGAATATAAGGGGATGCTCAAAACTAAGGGATCTCCCATACAGCATATGGGGGTTGGCTTCTCTCAGAAACCTCAACATACATCAATGCGAAGGTCTAGACAAGTTGCCTGATTCCATAGGCTTTCTCAAAAACCTTGTGACTTTTGATGCCAGTTTTTGTTATATCAAGGATGGGGGAATTCCGGATGCTTTATGGTGGCTATCCTTTTTGGAAATCTTGAGAATAGGTGGAAACAATTTTCATTGCCTACCAGTGACTGTTTCCAGCCTTTCCTTGCTCCATACACTCGATTTAAGGTTCTGCTACAGACTGCAATCGCTCCCAGAACTTCCTtctagtttgaaaattttaaatgttACGAGATGCAGATCTTTGAAATCTCTCCCAAGGCTTTCAAACCTGACAAATTTAGAGGTGTTGTGTCTTGATGATTGTGAAAATCTAGTGGAGATGCCAGCTTTGTCAGGGCTGAGAAATTTAGAGAATTTAAGTCTTGATAATTGTCAGAGGTTAGAAGAGGTTAAAGGCCTCAAAGGGTTGGATTCCCTAAAACTGTTGACAATGAAGAACTGTGGATCATtaagaaaaattgagaaaatatcCAGCTTGAGAGAACTGAAAGAGTCAAGATTTACGGGCTGCTCGAAACTAATGGTATTAGAAATGGAAGGCTGCGAGAGATTACTTGAGATTGAGGGTCTTGTGGGATTGGATTCCCTTGAGCGTTTGACAATAAAGGGCTGCACTTCATTAATGCAAATCTCGGGACTGTCTGAATTGGATGAACTTCCGCAAATGGTTTTCGAACAACTACCACTTCTGCAACTGTGTAAGATGAAAAATTTCAGAATGTTAGAAATCTTGGACTGCAGATCAATAGAAAATTTACCTCATCTCTTCAACTTGGGATACTTGAAGCATCTTTCCATTGCCGGGTGCATCAAAGTAAAGGAGATTCAGGGCCTCAATGGATTGATATCCTTGGTGACGTTAGATTTTAATAATTGCATATCTGTGGAAAGAATACCAGATCTCTCCTACTTGAGAAACTTGAAGCATATGTCCACCGCCGGGTGCATCAATCTAAAGGAGATTCAAGACCTCAATGGATTGAGATCCTTGGAGACGTTAGATTTTAATAATTGCATATCTATAGAAAGAATACCGGATATCTCCAACTTGAGAAAGTTGAAGCATCTATCCACTGCTGGGTGCATCAATCTAAAGGAGATTCAAGGCTGCTGGGAATCTTGGATGATTCAGTGCCTCAATGTATTTGGATCCTTGGAGAGGTTGGATTTTAATAATTGCATATCTATGGAAAGTTTACCGGATCTCTCCTACTTGAGAAACTTGAAGCATCTATCCATTGCCGGGTGTGTCAATCTAAAGGAGATTCGAGGCCTCGATAGGTTGACATCATTAGAGAGGTTGGATTTTACCCGATGCGAGTTTATAGAAAGATTGCCAGATCTCTCCAACTTGAGAAAATTGAAGCATTTATCCGCTGCCGGGTGCATCAATCTAAAAGATATTCAAGGCCTCGATAGATTGGAATCTTTGGAGACATTGGATTTTAATAATTGCTTATCCATGGAAAGATTACCGGATCTCTCCAACTTAAGAATATTGAAGCAAAGAAGGTTGAGCTCTTGTGGATGGAGCACAAGACAGGGAGAAGATAGGAGCGAAGGGGATATGGAAACAGAGACTTTTGCTTCAGATGTAGAGCAAAACAGAAGCTGGAAGGGGAGTGATGGGGATGCTTAA
- the LOC122071581 gene encoding disease resistance protein L6-like isoform X2, with translation MAASSRSSSGWSYDVFLSFRGEDTRNTFAGHLYNALDDAGIHIFKDDERLLTGEEIGPELLSAIEESRISIPIFSKNYASSKWCLNELVKIVECRKTINQLVLPIFYDVDPSDVRNHTGSYAKALWEHQKNFNQTIIEEWKEAMREVGELKGWDLKKIANGHEGTLVKLVVVEVSNKLRKDAQIVSDDLVGIQSHVEKVMRLLDIESEDIKIVGVQGLGGIGKTTIAKVVYNTILHQFEGCSFLANVRETSQHYKGLIDLQNQLVSNILKGARFNFTDVDEGINVIRKRLCRKKVLIILDDVDHKIQLDALIRKHGWFGLGSRIIITTRNGHILASHEVDEIYEPNEMGANQSLQLFSRHAFKRDQPPDDYLDLSKDIVNNTGGLPLALEVIGSSLFDMRISAWQDTLKMLQDHILHDEILQKLKISYDGLKDSEKEIFLDIACFFTEMDKSAACFIWQHCNFHPGMGVEVLCQKSLVKIGENNELKMHDLLRDLGKEIIRQENVKVPGVRSRLWSHKEVLDVLDKSAVAKNLKVLNLAECQYLFRTPELANHRLEVLILENCKNLVGIDESINYLERLVILNIRGCSKLRDLPYSIWGLASLRNLNIHQCEGLDKLPDSIGFLKNLVTFDASFCYIKDGGIPDALWWLSFLEILRIGGNNFHCLPVTVSSLSLLHTLDLRFCYRLQSLPELPSSLKILNVTRCRSLKSLPRLSNLTNLEVLCLDDCENLVEMPALSGLRNLENLSLDNCQRLEEVKGLKGLDSLKLLTMKNCGSLRKIEKISSLRELKESRFTGCSKLMVLEMEGCERLLEIEGLVGLDSLERLTIKGCTSLMQISGLSELDELPQMVFEQLPLLQLCKMKNFRMLEILDCRSIENLPHLFNLGYLKHLSIAGCIKVKEIQGLNGLISLVTLDFNNCISVERIPDLSYLRNLKHMSTAGCINLKEIQDLNGLRSLETLDFNNCISIERIPDISNLRKLKHLSTAGCINLKEIQGCWESWMIQCLNVFGSLERLDFNNCISMESLPDLSYLRNLKHLSIAGCVNLKEIRGLDRLTSLERLDFTRCEFIERLPDLSNLRKLKHLSAAGCINLKDIQGLDRLESLETLDFNNCLSMERLPDLSNLRILKQRRLSSCGWSTRQGEDRSEGDMETETFASDVEQNRSWKGSDGDA, from the exons ATGGCAGCCTCTTCTAGGTCCTCATCTGGTTGGAGTTATGATGTGTTCCTGAGTTTCAGAGGTGAAGACACTCGCAATACCTTTGCCGGCCACCTCTACAATGCGTTGGATGACGCTGGAATTCATATTTTCAAGGACGATGAACGACTCCTCACGGGGGAGGAGATCGGCCCAGAGCTACTATCTGCGATCGAAGAATCGAGAATCTCGATCCCCATCTTCTCGAAGAACTACGCTTCTAGTAAATGGTGCCTCAATGAACTCGTCAAGATCGTTGAATGCAGGAAAACCATAAATCAACTTGTCCTTCCCATCTTCTACGATGTTGATCCATCTGATGTCCGTAACCACACTGGGAGCTATGCGAAGGCTCTTTGGGAacaccaaaaaaatttcaatcagACAATCATAGAGGAGTGGAAAGAGGCTATGAGAGAGGTTGGGGAATTGAAGGGATGGGATTTGAAGAAAATCGCTAACGG GCATGAAGGGACATTGGTAAAGTTAGTCGTTGTGGAAGTTTCCAATAAATTGAGAAAAGACGCCCAGATTGTTTCTGATGATCTAGTTGGAATCCAATCTCATGTAGAAAAAGTGATGAGATTATTAGACATTGAATCAGAAGATATAAAGATTGTGGGGGTCCAGGGGCTTGGTGGGATTGGTAAGACAACTATTGCCAAGGTTGTGTACAATACAATCTTGCATCAGTTTGAAGGATGTAGCTTTCTTGCAAATGTTCGAGAAACTTCTCAACATTATAAAGGACTTATCGATTTGCAAAATCAACTTGTCTCTAATATATTGAAAGGAGCAAGATTCAACTTCACTGATGTAGATGAAGGAATTAATGTGATCAGAAAAAGACTTTGCCGGAAGAAAGTTCTTAttattcttgatgatgtggatcaCAAAATTCAATTAGATGCATTAATCAGGAAGcatggttggtttggtttgggaaGTAGGATTATAATCACAACAAGAAATGGGCATATCTTAGCTAGTCATGAAGTGGATGAGATATACGAGCCCAATGAAATGGGTGCAAATCAATCTCTTCAACTGTTTTCCAGGCATGCCTTCAAAAGGGATCAACCTCCGGACGACTATCTAGATCTCTCAAAAGACATTGTAAACAATACTGGAGGGCTTCCCTTGGCTCTTGAGGTTATCGGTTCATCTTTATTTGATATGAGAATATCAGCATGGCAGGATACACTAAAGATGTTGCAAGATCATATTCTTCATGATGAAATTCTGCAAAAGTTGAAAATAAGTTATGATGGCTTAAAGGATTCGGAGAAAGAGATATTTCTTGACATTGCTTGCTTTTTCACTGAAATGGATAAAAGTGCTGCATGTTTCATATGGCAACATTGCAATTTTCACCCTGGAATGGGAGTTGAGGTTCTTTGCCAGAAGTCTTTAGTGAAAATTGGAGAAAATAATGAACTGAAGATGCATGATCTGCTTAGAGATCTTGGAAAGGAAATCATTCGTCAAGAAAACGTTAAGGTGCCAGGAGTGCGTAGCAGGTTGTGGTCTCACAAGGAAGTCTTGGATGTATTGGATAAAAGTGCT GTGGCAAAAAATCTAAAAGTTTTGAATCTGGCAGAGTGTCAATACCTATTCCGGACTCCTGAACTAGCAAATCATCGCTTGGAGGTCTTGATTCTTGAAAACTGTAAAAATTTAGTTGGGATTGACGAATCCATCAACTATCTTGAGAGGCTGGTCATATTGAATATAAGGGGATGCTCAAAACTAAGGGATCTCCCATACAGCATATGGGGGTTGGCTTCTCTCAGAAACCTCAACATACATCAATGCGAAGGTCTAGACAAGTTGCCTGATTCCATAGGCTTTCTCAAAAACCTTGTGACTTTTGATGCCAGTTTTTGTTATATCAAGGATGGGGGAATTCCGGATGCTTTATGGTGGCTATCCTTTTTGGAAATCTTGAGAATAGGTGGAAACAATTTTCATTGCCTACCAGTGACTGTTTCCAGCCTTTCCTTGCTCCATACACTCGATTTAAGGTTCTGCTACAGACTGCAATCGCTCCCAGAACTTCCTtctagtttgaaaattttaaatgttACGAGATGCAGATCTTTGAAATCTCTCCCAAGGCTTTCAAACCTGACAAATTTAGAGGTGTTGTGTCTTGATGATTGTGAAAATCTAGTGGAGATGCCAGCTTTGTCAGGGCTGAGAAATTTAGAGAATTTAAGTCTTGATAATTGTCAGAGGTTAGAAGAGGTTAAAGGCCTCAAAGGGTTGGATTCCCTAAAACTGTTGACAATGAAGAACTGTGGATCATtaagaaaaattgagaaaatatcCAGCTTGAGAGAACTGAAAGAGTCAAGATTTACGGGCTGCTCGAAACTAATGGTATTAGAAATGGAAGGCTGCGAGAGATTACTTGAGATTGAGGGTCTTGTGGGATTGGATTCCCTTGAGCGTTTGACAATAAAGGGCTGCACTTCATTAATGCAAATCTCGGGACTGTCTGAATTGGATGAACTTCCGCAAATGGTTTTCGAACAACTACCACTTCTGCAACTGTGTAAGATGAAAAATTTCAGAATGTTAGAAATCTTGGACTGCAGATCAATAGAAAATTTACCTCATCTCTTCAACTTGGGATACTTGAAGCATCTTTCCATTGCCGGGTGCATCAAAGTAAAGGAGATTCAGGGCCTCAATGGATTGATATCCTTGGTGACGTTAGATTTTAATAATTGCATATCTGTGGAAAGAATACCAGATCTCTCCTACTTGAGAAACTTGAAGCATATGTCCACCGCCGGGTGCATCAATCTAAAGGAGATTCAAGACCTCAATGGATTGAGATCCTTGGAGACGTTAGATTTTAATAATTGCATATCTATAGAAAGAATACCGGATATCTCCAACTTGAGAAAGTTGAAGCATCTATCCACTGCTGGGTGCATCAATCTAAAGGAGATTCAAGGCTGCTGGGAATCTTGGATGATTCAGTGCCTCAATGTATTTGGATCCTTGGAGAGGTTGGATTTTAATAATTGCATATCTATGGAAAGTTTACCGGATCTCTCCTACTTGAGAAACTTGAAGCATCTATCCATTGCCGGGTGTGTCAATCTAAAGGAGATTCGAGGCCTCGATAGGTTGACATCATTAGAGAGGTTGGATTTTACCCGATGCGAGTTTATAGAAAGATTGCCAGATCTCTCCAACTTGAGAAAATTGAAGCATTTATCCGCTGCCGGGTGCATCAATCTAAAAGATATTCAAGGCCTCGATAGATTGGAATCTTTGGAGACATTGGATTTTAATAATTGCTTATCCATGGAAAGATTACCGGATCTCTCCAACTTAAGAATATTGAAGCAAAGAAGGTTGAGCTCTTGTGGATGGAGCACAAGACAGGGAGAAGATAGGAGCGAAGGGGATATGGAAACAGAGACTTTTGCTTCAGATGTAGAGCAAAACAGAAGCTGGAAGGGGAGTGATGGGGATGCTTAA